Proteins found in one Plasmodium relictum strain SGS1 genome assembly, chromosome: 13 genomic segment:
- a CDS encoding DnaJ protein, putative: MDNSFIPKELIGKDIYKILGLNISDSNRENIKNIIRKKYLKCALILHPDKKEFNFKVEEKDKYAENFSILKSAYEFLMNEKLRKKYNLYMQKKLKKNVPINNTSLNRFLDKKKFLSCQNQKLIYKKKLEEKEKLKYIPNKNESEQSNSNEEVNLKKIKKENEEFMKKSVQENNKKKKYIHDNDKLIEIYLDNYDNNINLLKLYIKKKYILNFFINFNFLKYYLNLNDEEKENKRRVGYIIFSHRFETIRAYIYYKKNLDKINSNFKLKLLIPCNEDKEMYNQKIQESENIDQMMNEMVDELDKIFSA; this comes from the coding sequence ATGGATAATTCATTTATACCGAAAGAATTAATTGGAaaagatatttataaaatactaGGTTTGAATATAAGTGATTCAAAtagagaaaatataaaaaatattattagaaaaaaatatttaaaatgtgCTTTAATATTGCATCCGGATAAAAAAGAGTTTAATTTTAAAgtagaagaaaaagataaatatgcAGAAAATTTTAGTATATTAAAAAGCGcttatgaatttttaatgaatgaaaaactaagaaaaaaatataatttgtatatgcaaaagaaattaaaaaagaacgTACCTATAAATAATACAAGTTTAAATAGATTCTTGGACAAAAAGAAATTTCTATCATGCCAAaatcaaaaattaatttacaaaaagaaattagaagaaaaagaaaagttaaaatatattcccaataaaaatgaaagtgAACAAAGCAATTCAAACGAAGaagtaaatttaaaaaaaattaaaaaggaaaatgaagaatttatgaaaaaaagtgtacaagaaaataataaaaagaaaaaatatattcacgataatgataaattaattgaaatttatttagataattatgataacaatattaatttattgaagttatatattaaaaaaaaatatattttgaacttttttattaattttaactttttaaaatattatctaaatttaaatgatgaagaaaaagaaaataaaagaagagttggatatataatatttagtCATCGTTTTGAAACAATAAGAGCTTATatatactataaaaaaaatttagataaaattaatagtaATTTCaagttaaaattattaattccTTGCAATGAAGATAAAGAAATGTATAATCAAAAAATACAGGAATCAGAAAATATCGATCAAATGATGAATGAAATGGTAGATGAAttagataaaattttttcagCATAA